One region of Mycolicibacterium lutetiense genomic DNA includes:
- a CDS encoding MarR family winged helix-turn-helix transcriptional regulator has product MARRLSAAEERAWRPYIESSVRLQTLLDERLREAADLTLIDYHLLMMLANATDHRLRMSELAEKMVFSRSRITYQINSMTKRGLVLREPVPEDRRGYCAVLTATGADVLRIAVPLHSESVRELFFDHIESDELDCIERVFTRLHDSLQHDELQPDDERQTP; this is encoded by the coding sequence ATGGCGCGCAGACTGTCCGCCGCCGAGGAGCGGGCCTGGCGGCCCTATATCGAGTCCAGTGTGCGACTGCAAACGCTGCTCGACGAGCGTCTCCGCGAGGCTGCAGATCTCACCCTGATCGACTACCACCTGCTGATGATGTTGGCCAACGCCACCGATCACCGCCTGCGGATGAGTGAACTCGCCGAGAAGATGGTGTTCTCCCGTAGCCGGATCACCTACCAGATCAACTCGATGACCAAGCGCGGCCTGGTACTGCGCGAACCGGTCCCCGAGGACCGCAGGGGCTATTGCGCGGTGCTGACCGCCACCGGTGCCGACGTACTGCGCATCGCCGTACCGCTGCACAGCGAGTCGGTGCGCGAACTGTTCTTCGACCACATCGAGTCCGACGAACTCGACTGCATCGAACGGGTATTCACCCGGCTACACGACTCCCTGCAGCACGACGAGCTGCAACCCGACGACGAAAGACAGACACCATGA
- a CDS encoding acyltransferase family protein — MRACAAMGVVLTHVAFQTGHTTGVGGRFFGRFDLAVAVFFALSGFLLWRGHAAAARGLRPRPRTGHYLRSRVVRIMPGYVVAVVVIILLLPEAKADLTVWLANLTLAQIYVPLTLTAGLTQMWSLSVEVSFYLVLPVLALLARRLPVRARIGVIIALAALSLLWVRIPFSGTTGLNPWNWPPAFFSWFAAGMVLAELTVSPFGWVHRLARRRVLMAVIAAVAFGIAASPLAGLEGLRPGSVGQVTLKTAMGAIVAGALLAPLVLDRPGTAHPILGNRVMVTLGRWSYGLFVWHLAALAMVFPMIGEFLFNGQMLVVLVLTLVFGFALAAVSYALVESPCREALRRWEYRNESPVPPLDSSITDEPEPAPAAR, encoded by the coding sequence ATGCGCGCCTGCGCCGCCATGGGCGTGGTCCTCACCCACGTCGCGTTCCAGACCGGGCACACCACCGGGGTGGGCGGCCGGTTCTTCGGCCGGTTCGACCTGGCGGTCGCGGTGTTCTTCGCGCTGTCGGGGTTCCTGCTGTGGCGCGGCCATGCGGCCGCTGCCCGAGGCTTGCGGCCCCGCCCGCGCACCGGCCACTACCTGCGCTCCCGCGTCGTGCGCATCATGCCCGGCTATGTGGTGGCGGTCGTGGTGATCATCCTGCTGCTCCCGGAGGCCAAGGCCGATCTGACGGTGTGGCTGGCCAACCTGACCCTGGCCCAGATATACGTGCCGCTGACGCTGACCGCGGGGCTCACCCAGATGTGGAGCCTGTCGGTGGAGGTCAGTTTCTATCTGGTGCTGCCGGTCCTGGCCCTGCTGGCGCGGCGGCTACCGGTGCGGGCACGCATCGGCGTGATCATCGCGCTGGCGGCGCTGAGCCTGTTGTGGGTGCGCATTCCGTTCTCCGGTACCACCGGGCTCAACCCGTGGAACTGGCCGCCGGCGTTCTTCTCCTGGTTCGCCGCGGGGATGGTGCTGGCTGAACTCACGGTGAGTCCTTTCGGCTGGGTGCACCGGCTGGCCCGGCGCCGGGTGTTGATGGCGGTCATCGCCGCGGTGGCGTTCGGGATCGCGGCCTCGCCGCTGGCCGGCCTGGAAGGCCTGCGGCCGGGCTCGGTCGGCCAGGTGACGCTGAAGACCGCTATGGGGGCGATCGTCGCGGGCGCGCTGCTGGCCCCGCTGGTCCTCGATCGTCCGGGCACCGCACACCCGATTCTGGGGAACCGGGTGATGGTCACGCTGGGCCGCTGGTCTTACGGGTTGTTCGTGTGGCACCTGGCGGCGTTGGCCATGGTGTTCCCGATGATCGGGGAGTTCCTGTTCAACGGGCAGATGCTGGTGGTGTTGGTGCTGACGCTGGTCTTCGGCTTCGCGCTGGCCGCGGTGAGCTACGCGCTGGTCGAGTCGCCGTGCCGGGAGGCGTTGCGCCGCTGGGAGTACCGGAACGAGAGTCCGGTGCCGCCGCTGGACAGTTCGATCACCGACGAGCCCGAACCTGCTCCAGCCGCGCGATGA
- a CDS encoding phosphotriesterase family protein, translated as MPTVNTARGAIDTADLGTTLMHEHVFIMSTELNQNYPESWGDDASREADAITRLTELKAGGVDTIVDLTVIGLGRYIPRIARIAEATDLNIVVATGFYTYNDLPLTFHFSGPAVGLPEPMTEMFVRDIEDGIADTGIKAAILKCATDEPGVTPGVERVLRAVAQAHRQTGVPISTHTHAESRRGLEQQRVFAEEEVDLSRVVIGHCGDTTDIDYLEELIANGSYIGMDRFGVDVFLPFEDRVATVATMCERGHAEKMVLSHDTWCYFDALPDELTATALPNSHYLHIHNDVLPALRGRGVTEEQITTMLVDNPRRIFDRQGGY; from the coding sequence GTGCCGACTGTGAATACCGCGCGTGGCGCCATCGATACCGCTGACCTCGGGACCACGCTCATGCACGAGCACGTCTTCATCATGAGCACCGAACTGAACCAGAACTACCCCGAGTCCTGGGGCGACGACGCCAGCCGCGAAGCCGATGCGATCACCCGGCTCACCGAACTCAAGGCCGGCGGCGTCGACACGATCGTCGACCTCACGGTGATCGGTCTGGGCCGCTACATACCGCGCATCGCCCGGATCGCCGAGGCCACCGACCTCAACATCGTCGTCGCCACCGGCTTCTACACCTACAACGACCTGCCGCTGACCTTCCACTTCAGCGGACCAGCGGTGGGCCTGCCCGAACCGATGACCGAGATGTTCGTCCGCGACATCGAAGACGGCATCGCCGACACCGGGATCAAGGCGGCGATCCTCAAGTGCGCCACCGACGAACCGGGCGTCACCCCCGGCGTCGAACGGGTCCTGCGAGCTGTCGCGCAGGCCCACCGGCAGACCGGGGTGCCCATCTCGACCCACACCCACGCCGAAAGCCGCCGCGGCCTCGAGCAGCAGCGCGTCTTCGCCGAGGAGGAGGTCGACCTGTCCCGCGTGGTGATCGGCCACTGCGGTGACACCACCGACATCGACTACCTCGAAGAGTTGATCGCCAACGGCTCCTATATCGGCATGGATCGGTTCGGAGTGGACGTCTTCCTGCCGTTCGAGGACCGGGTGGCAACCGTCGCGACCATGTGCGAGCGCGGCCACGCCGAGAAGATGGTGCTCTCGCACGACACCTGGTGCTACTTCGACGCGCTGCCCGACGAGCTGACCGCCACGGCCCTGCCCAACAGTCACTATCTACACATCCACAACGACGTACTGCCCGCCTTGCGGGGGCGCGGGGTCACCGAGGAGCAGATCACGACGATGCTCGTCGACAATCCGCGCCGGATCTTCGACCGTCAGGGTGGGTACTGA
- a CDS encoding DUF3068 domain-containing protein has protein sequence MNRAVALRIAACGLMGLGAALLIAALLLTTYTKGKIAKIPLNLDTSLVSDGTATAFDPKSLVAEKFSVDRNVPVALQQQVSVESPSNAEVVTLQVGSTLRRTDQQKDAGLLLAMVDTVTMNRNTALAVSSDNNPGGALQKPRAIEDEKPPTNVALPHEGLTYRFPFDTEKKTYPFFDPIAQKEYDANYDGEEDVNGLTAYRFIQNVGYDSNGKLADPVKYSSLYEDDADSTVTAGPEMWGVPGEPDERITMDRFYAAQRTFWVDPVSGTIVKAQNHGYQYYARDALKPEVTYVDYKVTYNEETVESQVATAQDERDRVSLWTRILPITFTALGLLALVGGAVVGSFAIRAESTLIDPGLDTADHGFFDTQGFQVPGAEAKTEKLPAQRPSDLPPDR, from the coding sequence TTGAACCGCGCAGTGGCGCTACGTATCGCGGCATGCGGACTGATGGGGCTGGGTGCGGCCCTGCTGATTGCCGCACTGTTGCTGACCACGTACACCAAGGGCAAGATCGCGAAGATCCCGCTCAACCTGGATACCAGCCTGGTCAGCGATGGGACTGCGACCGCTTTCGATCCGAAATCGCTGGTGGCCGAGAAGTTCTCGGTGGACCGCAACGTACCGGTGGCATTGCAGCAACAGGTCAGTGTGGAATCACCGTCGAACGCCGAGGTGGTGACGCTGCAGGTGGGCAGCACGCTGCGGCGCACCGACCAGCAGAAGGACGCCGGCCTGCTGTTGGCGATGGTGGATACCGTCACCATGAACCGCAACACCGCGCTGGCAGTGTCCAGCGACAACAACCCGGGCGGTGCCCTGCAGAAGCCGCGGGCCATCGAGGACGAGAAGCCGCCGACCAACGTCGCGCTGCCGCACGAGGGCCTGACCTACCGGTTCCCGTTCGATACCGAGAAGAAGACCTACCCGTTCTTCGACCCGATCGCGCAGAAAGAGTACGACGCGAACTACGACGGTGAAGAAGACGTCAACGGGCTGACCGCCTACCGGTTCATCCAGAACGTGGGCTACGACTCCAACGGCAAGCTGGCCGATCCGGTCAAGTATTCGTCGCTCTACGAGGACGACGCCGACAGCACTGTCACCGCGGGCCCCGAGATGTGGGGTGTGCCCGGCGAACCCGACGAGCGGATCACGATGGACCGCTTCTACGCCGCGCAGCGCACCTTCTGGGTCGACCCGGTGTCGGGCACCATCGTCAAGGCCCAGAATCACGGCTACCAGTACTACGCACGTGACGCGCTCAAGCCTGAGGTCACCTACGTCGACTACAAGGTCACCTACAACGAAGAGACCGTGGAATCCCAGGTCGCGACCGCTCAGGATGAGCGGGACCGGGTGTCGCTGTGGACCCGCATCCTGCCGATCACGTTCACCGCACTGGGCCTGTTGGCCCTGGTCGGCGGCGCGGTGGTGGGTTCGTTCGCGATCCGCGCGGAATCCACGCTCATCGATCCCGGGCTCGACACCGCCGATCACGGCTTCTTCGACACCCAGGGTTTCCAGGTGCCCGGCGCTGAGGCCAAGACC
- a CDS encoding class I SAM-dependent methyltransferase, giving the protein MPHVIDWDDAYRQRGTPAWNIGVPQPEYAAIIDTEGLVRGEVLDAGCGHAELALALAARGHNVVGLDLSPTAVAAAADAARERGLENATFAAADISSFTGYDGRFSTIFDSGLLHALPAELRDGYLQSVYRAAAPGARLYILAFGTGAFSDHEGPGPTQFTEDQLREVVSRHWEVEEIRPAPLHAVLPDGRVQMPGFLVTAVKA; this is encoded by the coding sequence ATGCCTCACGTCATTGATTGGGACGACGCCTACCGCCAGCGGGGGACCCCGGCCTGGAACATCGGTGTGCCGCAACCGGAATACGCGGCGATCATCGACACCGAAGGGTTGGTGCGCGGCGAGGTGCTCGACGCAGGTTGTGGTCACGCCGAACTGGCGCTGGCGCTCGCAGCCCGTGGACACAACGTCGTCGGACTCGATCTGAGCCCCACCGCCGTGGCTGCCGCTGCCGACGCCGCCCGCGAGCGGGGACTGGAGAACGCGACGTTCGCTGCGGCCGACATCTCCTCGTTCACCGGCTACGACGGCCGGTTCTCGACGATCTTCGACAGCGGTCTGCTGCATGCGCTGCCGGCCGAACTCCGCGACGGCTACCTGCAGTCGGTATATCGTGCGGCCGCGCCCGGGGCGCGGCTCTACATCCTGGCCTTCGGTACCGGGGCGTTCTCCGACCATGAGGGTCCCGGGCCGACGCAGTTCACCGAAGATCAACTGCGCGAGGTGGTCTCCCGCCACTGGGAGGTCGAGGAGATCCGGCCGGCCCCGCTGCACGCCGTGCTGCCTGACGGCCGGGTGCAGATGCCTGGTTTCCTGGTGACCGCAGTCAAGGCCTAG
- a CDS encoding AMP-binding protein — translation MTEAIPPIPTQLSQLAAAGPDRPAVTCQGRTLTRDELDRSSNRLARAYAELGVRQGDYVTISLPNSIEWAQATLATWKLGAVPQPLSPRLPDAEFAGILALRPRSLVVGRDAGETPWVPAGFTPDAALSDAPLPEAVAPTWKSMASGGSTGRPKLIEAGGDSRVPALIGVPLGAQPGDVTLMSVPMSHNTGFTTFALALLQGHHLVLMPRFDPSEFLALVTEHRVTFLTTVPTIMQRLLPVYRADPKAYDLSSIRRFWHVGAPCPPAVKQAWIDLLGPEVLWELYGGTELQALTFISGEQWLRHPGSVGVVVAGEMKVLDDAGQECPPGVTGEIYMRPGPGSAPTYRYVGSTAKSRDGWDSLGDLGYYVDDGPDRFFYLNDRRVDMLTVGGKNVYPAEIEAALAAHPDVLSCLVVGVPHQDLGQVPHALVQTCDGSDLDAAAMQAFLREHLSGYKVPDTIEFVDAPLRDDAGKARRAAVRDDVIARLEQVRARR, via the coding sequence ATGACCGAGGCCATCCCGCCGATCCCCACCCAGCTCAGCCAGTTGGCAGCGGCCGGTCCTGACCGGCCCGCGGTGACCTGCCAAGGCCGTACCCTCACCCGGGACGAGCTCGATCGCTCCAGCAATCGGCTGGCCCGCGCCTACGCCGAACTCGGTGTACGACAAGGTGATTACGTAACTATCAGCCTGCCGAACTCGATCGAGTGGGCGCAGGCCACGCTCGCCACCTGGAAACTCGGCGCAGTACCGCAACCCTTGTCACCTCGACTGCCGGACGCCGAGTTCGCCGGGATCCTCGCGCTGCGTCCAAGGTCCCTGGTGGTCGGCCGCGATGCCGGCGAAACCCCCTGGGTACCTGCCGGTTTCACCCCGGATGCCGCCCTGTCCGATGCACCGCTTCCCGAGGCGGTCGCGCCGACGTGGAAGTCGATGGCTTCGGGCGGCAGTACCGGACGCCCGAAGCTGATCGAAGCCGGCGGAGACAGCCGGGTGCCCGCCCTGATCGGCGTCCCCCTGGGCGCCCAGCCCGGTGACGTCACGCTGATGTCGGTACCGATGAGCCACAACACCGGTTTCACCACCTTCGCCCTCGCGCTGCTCCAGGGCCACCACCTGGTGCTGATGCCGCGCTTCGACCCGAGCGAGTTCTTGGCACTGGTCACCGAACACCGCGTGACGTTCCTGACCACGGTGCCCACCATCATGCAGCGGCTGCTGCCGGTGTACCGCGCCGACCCGAAAGCCTATGACCTGTCCAGCATTCGGCGGTTCTGGCACGTCGGCGCACCCTGCCCGCCCGCGGTCAAGCAGGCCTGGATCGATCTGCTCGGCCCCGAGGTGCTGTGGGAGCTGTACGGGGGCACCGAACTGCAGGCGCTGACCTTCATCTCCGGCGAGCAGTGGCTGCGACATCCGGGATCGGTCGGGGTGGTGGTGGCCGGCGAGATGAAGGTGCTCGACGACGCCGGCCAAGAGTGCCCGCCCGGCGTGACCGGTGAGATCTACATGCGGCCCGGCCCGGGCAGTGCACCCACCTACCGCTACGTCGGCAGCACGGCCAAGAGCCGCGACGGCTGGGACTCCCTCGGAGATCTGGGGTATTACGTCGACGACGGCCCTGATCGCTTCTTCTACCTCAACGACCGGCGGGTGGACATGCTCACCGTCGGCGGCAAGAACGTCTACCCGGCCGAGATCGAGGCCGCGCTGGCGGCCCACCCCGACGTGTTGTCCTGTCTGGTCGTCGGCGTGCCGCACCAGGATCTCGGCCAGGTGCCGCACGCCCTGGTGCAGACGTGCGACGGGTCGGACCTGGACGCGGCGGCGATGCAGGCCTTCCTACGTGAGCACCTGTCGGGCTACAAGGTGCCAGACACCATCGAATTCGTCGACGCCCCGCTGCGCGATGACGCGGGCAAGGCACGTCGCGCCGCGGTGCGCGACGACGTCATCGCGCGGCTGGAGCAGGTTCGGGCTCGTCGGTGA
- a CDS encoding PPOX class F420-dependent oxidoreductase, with product MTFTAAELAYLREQPIGRLSTVGRNGDPQIRPVGVHLGPDDATVDIVGHALASTQKWRNVLGNPQVSFIVDTVLSVRPPEARGIEIRGTATTLPGAGTTDGGLSGDIIRIVPRRIISWGLDGAGTTARDWSESPHTAG from the coding sequence ATGACCTTCACCGCTGCCGAACTGGCCTACCTGCGCGAGCAACCGATCGGTCGCCTGAGCACCGTCGGTCGCAATGGCGATCCGCAGATCCGCCCGGTCGGGGTACACCTCGGCCCCGACGACGCCACCGTCGACATCGTCGGCCACGCCCTGGCATCGACGCAGAAGTGGCGCAACGTACTTGGCAACCCGCAGGTGTCCTTTATCGTCGACACCGTGCTCTCGGTGCGCCCACCCGAGGCCCGCGGAATCGAAATCCGTGGCACCGCAACGACACTTCCCGGTGCAGGCACGACCGACGGCGGCCTGTCCGGCGACATCATCCGGATCGTGCCGCGCCGGATCATCAGCTGGGGACTCGACGGTGCGGGCACCACCGCCAGGGACTGGAGTGAATCCCCGCACACAGCCGGCTGA